From Quercus robur chromosome 8, dhQueRobu3.1, whole genome shotgun sequence:
TCCACCAAGAACCAATAGATGAAGTGctaagagaaaaggaaaaaaaaaaaaaaaaaaaaaaaaagacgaagAAGGAGAGCTCTGAATGTTCTGGTGTTTAGAGGAATGgcagggaaggaaaaaaaaaagggaggaaagaaggataaaaataaaagagaatggGTACGTGCGTGGAGGAGAAAtttagtgggaaaaaaaaaaggaaaaaaaagaagaagaaaaaaatgccgtgtggaggataaaaaaagaggggaaaaaaggaaaaaagaataacgaaatattatcacaattttttcacaataaattttaaggggtcggttattattagctaatattggtgagaaaaaaataatttttttaaaaagaaaaaaaaaatttaatagtatgttaaaattaaaattagtatcaatttttatcacaatatttttacaataaatcttaagtggtaggttattattagctaatattggtgaaaaaaataatttttttagaaagagaaaaacataattttaatagcatgttaaaattaaaatcaatattaatttttatcacaatattttcacaataaatcttaagtggtaggttattattagctaatattggtgagaaaaaaaataatttttttagaaagagaaaaattgatttaagtatgatgaagtagttgatttttaagtatgaaccaaactcacatcccaaaaaaaaaaaaaaaaaaaaaaagtatgaaataaactcccttatatatatattgtcctttttggtaatttatccctcaaatTGTCACTTTTATAAGTACTAGCCATACACttagctttttcaaaaagcactttttaacagtttttaacagacactcagttttttgaaaatgcactttttcattattcattttttgaaaactcaactttttcattatgcacttttacaaaaagctgaaccaaactcacccttaatGTCTATCTCTCTCTGTAGTAGTGTAGCCTTAGTCCTTACTCATGTGTCTAAAATCGGCGTGGTGGCAAGGCGGGTGCGCGGTTGAGATTGGTGTGGCGACATGGAGGTTAGCATAGTGGAGATCGGTATAGAGACCGGTGtcaagagtgtttttttttttttttttttggtggttgttgCGGCCAGTGTCTAGGTTTGGCTGTTGTGTGGTTTTTAGGTTTGGTGGAGGCATGGTGGTTAGTTTCTTATGGTTGTTGTGGATTTTTCTTGGTGGTTCTTGCTGTGGCCGCAGTGTTTGGTGGGTGTCCATCTAGATATggggtggtgggttttgatttgggtttgattaagATTTGATTCTGTCCATTGATTCTCACCATGGTTATGACTGGTGTTTGGTGGGTTTTTTAGTGGTGGCTTTGTGgctggaggtggaggtggattttatgggttttgttcaCAACGATAGAGTGGGTTTTTTTtcacggtggtggtggtgggtttcttGTGGCAAATGTGATGGTGATGGATGGTTGAAAGAGAGAGTTAATGAGGAAAAGATAATCAGAGTGATGggggagatgagagagagagagagagagattagattacattattttatttggtagtatatattattttaatggattaaataggaaaataaaagttgaaatggtaggtgtgttgtaaaatggtatgatatAATACATAAAGTAACTTCTAAGATGGTAAAAtgaagttttttgaagaaaccggatgtgaatgctctaaacaTGGAAAAAGAAATCGACTCACGTACGCTTTGACCCTGTACCCTAACACGCTTTTTGATCAGCAAATTTGGACactttcaccttcttcttctctcttgatTTTTCTTCTCTCACAATTGTTTTTGTTAACCAAGCTTATTCCTCCCCTCTGCCACCACCATTTCCTCTCCAGCAGAAGAGTCCTGCAACTACCACTTCCCCAACAACATTTCCAATCTTTCATCCTCCTATGATAGAACCAATCTGTAATTGCCGATGCTTTCCAAAATAGGACTTTGATTGAACTTCCATTTGGGTAGGTaacatagagagagaaaaaaagatggACCTATTTTTGTTGAAGATGATCACTCATTGGTTCAAGCATCATTACTTGGTAAAGCTTGAACTTGAAAGAATGAAAAGGAAATGGTCTCAACATAACAGAAAAAGAAGCCGTGAGTCTTACAACCAAACCTTGTTCAGAGATTGGTTGTGGGCCCCGTATGGTGTGGAAGGAGATATTGATTGCTTTCTCTAGCATTTTCCGCTCTAGAGGTAAATTTGATATTGGACTTTCCttgtgtttggactttggattgAGGTTTTTTCAGGTGTGTCTTTGATTGTTTATGTTTACTATTGCTCTTTTTTGTTAACCGAGCTCATTCTCCACCTGTTGTCTCGAGTTATGGTTGAATGATACAAGCTTGATAAATAGCTAATTTTTTAGCATGATGTGTTTGAAGATGAGTTATAGATATATGAgatttgaagagagaaaagagaggggaTAGCATAGAGATATAGTTTGTGCGATTTTTACAAAATTctaaagttttgattttttttttaatgtattttttgttttgaggtggtttttttaatttatttttttttataatagtttaAAGAGGTTTAACCGAGGGTATTTCACGCTGTTAGATAATAAAGTGATAAAGTCAAAATAAACTTAGCCACAAATGTGTTTATAGTTTACTATAATTTCtataaagtaattaaaacaaaatatttaaatgtaaacaaaatcaatccaaagatatttagcaaaaaataaaagttaagatTACTGTGATTTCCTTGACTATGTATATGAGGTAACATGTATGGCATAAACACAACACAaggaaaaaaaggggaaaaaattcaATGTTGAAGAAAGAGAGATTGTTAATGACAAAGCcacagaaaaaagaaatggtttTCATTATCAGGTTCAATTCGTTGATGATTCTAAAGAAAAGATGATGGTTCCATTCGTAGATGCCTTGATGGCATAAACAAAACCCACGAGGATTATGgttgtacacaatttttttttttttttgatatgttgCATCTCAccatttatttgaattttatttgttgaaGTTGTTACGTAgattaaagaataactattagttaaggattttttttaaggaataatttttttaaataataattattaataagaagaaaaaaatgattctttgtaaaaaaaatgcaactataCAGGGGTTGGTTATTCATAAAGTATAGTTATTCTTATCTCATTAGAGGTTCTATTATACCAAACGGTGCTAATTGTGTTTGCAAAGAGCTTCCTTAACCTCTCAGTTACCCTCGCTTCCTCACAATATATAATAAACGGTAGTGTAGGGAAGCAAAAGATAATAACTTGATAATTATTAAGATAAACTTTACGTACCCACCCCTACTAGAATGGCACAATAATTATAATCTCTCACAGAAATATACCAACAGTAAATTCCATAATCATTATAAACATAGTGCTACAATATTAAATAAGAAACCAACggcttatccaaaaaaaaaaacaaaaacaaaaaaaacaaaaaaacaaagattttccttttatcttcaaTATAAATGGGCCCTATATATATTAGAACATCAACAGACTTGGATCCTATTCAagtcctttattttatttattttttgatggacAAGTCCTTTATTCTTTATGCAGATACTTATTTTGTCACCCCATTTATATTGGTATTGGGTCTAGAAGCACTGATACAATATTATCTTTCATCTCTTTTCCAACGTGCGTGTAGTTATCCCCTTCCTTGTAAATGACATCTACTACTCGTGTAAGATTAAGAACACACATAAGTAGAGGCATGGGAACAACAGTAGGTCTTATACACTCCTCATTAATGTCCTTCCATGCATTAGCAAGTTGCCTGTTGAATTCTTCATGGACTACTTGCTCTGAGACACCATGTTGCTTCATGTAGCATTCGACTGCTGAGGGAGCATGCCCTCTCTCTTGCTCAAACTACatacaaagtttttcaaaaggGTAAGTAGAAAGTTGGAAACACATATGAAATAGACCTCTCAGACTTTGCTTGGGAAACTTGATAAGATTTTTTGATCGCATACCTTATGTGACTTCATGTCATCCATGAGTCTACCAATTACAGATGAAGCTGTAATAATCTTAGGGTTGCTGAAGATCCAATCAAATGCCTCTTTTGTAACGATGTCACCCATGCCAAGGAAAGAGATAGCTGTGAGCATAGGGTAACCAGAGCTTTTAAGTGCAACATGCATATACTCCTCCATTGTTGGGATGTAATTTTGGTAGAACCATTTGGCTTCATCAAAGTAGGCCCGAACCAAACGTTTCATCTAAGGTTTAAACAACATGAATGAAATAAGTACGTAGCATTAAAAagtagaccaaaaaaaaaaaaaaaatgaaaagttaagTTACTTGACGCTTACAGCATCTTTCGCATAGCTAACACGGTATGATCTTTCTTTCTTGGCCAActcattttcaatttcttcGAATACATCAAAGAGTGCACGACAGCATATTTGCATGTATTCTGGAAGTTGATCTATGCAGCTAATATCCCACCTAAAAATATCATGTGCCAATTACAAAAGTTAGATTGACATTATACATCATagtcttaacattttttttttttttttgataaccttCAATATATTCCATTAAACAGAAAGAGACAAAGCCTGGACATCTCCCAAACAAACGTcttaacatatatattaattaattcaatttatgAACCTCTCAATTGCTTCTGTGAAGGGTTCGAGTTCTTCAAGTGTGCCATAAGCATCATATATATCGTCTAGAATAGATGTCATGGAAATAACTTTGGATAATATTTTTCTTCCAAGTGAATATTGGGGCTCAAAGTAGACCGAGACTATCCAAAAGTAGCATTCAACAATCCTATCTCTTGCAAAAGGTAGCTTTGTTGCAAAATCTAAATCTTTCCACCACCTACAATTTGAATATaacaattaatattaattgattGCAAGTAACCAAATATTTATAGCAAAATGCTAGGGttgctataaattttactacaaaaaactAATGAATTGTTGTATCAAGAATATGATTACTACTATATACCACTTCAACAATCtaataaatgaattttgaattaatattttgggtaaattacggtcttttggttgaaatttaagttacttACCTGTACTTTGAATTtgtcactttacccacctgaggttagTTCAGTTAGATTTTCTTAACCACTTCTTTTAAAAACATGGCTAGATATGTGATTTTGCTtcacttttatgtttctttcctccaaaaccacaaaaaacataaaaatacaagatcaaataatataaaaaaataataattaaaaaaaattctagtggAACACTTACATCATGGGATTGCAAACCACatgtaggcaacttaaattttggtcaaacctcagatgggtaaagtgtcaaattttaaaccacaagtaggtaatttaaatttcaaccaaaCTACAAGTAGGTAAATTGTactttgaccttttttttttcttttcttttttaataatctgCAACACGTTATTTTGCAaggtttatatagtaaaatcTGTAGTATTCTCttcattattttgaaaaatattcataCTTTGTCTTTTTGGATCATGGTTTTAGAACTAATTACCTTGTGATATAACTAAGTTCCTCTTTGTGCAATGACTGCACTAGATTGAAATCTAATATTGAAAGCTTGAGCAAAACTTTGTTATGTGAAGCATCTTGTTCatagaaagaaatatattttcGAGCCTCTAGCCGTGGTATGCCCTTGTGCAAGGGCTGCTTTAGGGCACAAGTTATTTGTGCTGCCAACGGATTGCCTATAAGGGATGCTGTGGACTTAAGGTGAGTGGTAGTGAACTCAAGGGCCTCATCAAGAATGTCTTCTCCATGCATCCTCAGATGTGTAGCTTCATAGAAGGCTAGCATGCCTTTAACGTTACTCGTCAAGCTTTCCTTGAATTGACCATCTTCGTCTTTGAACTTTTTGAAAACATCTGTTTAGCAAAAACCAAActtgttttattaaataaaaataaataaaaaacgtcTTTAACTTGCTATTACATGAAGAAATTAATCATACTCGGGTCTTACCACATGAAACCTTAAATCCTTCTTGGCGTAGCAATCGAAAACTGAGGGAAACTTTGTAGagatcatcaacatcaattttgtcattaaaaGTCATGTATATATGTTCTAGAGCTTCTTGGATTTCTCTTTCAAAGTGGTAAGCGACGCCAAGGCGTTGGAGTGCATCAATTAAACCCAGCTGTTGTGAAAGATGACCTGTGGCAAAAAGCTCATTTCTCACCTCATCTTTCCGCTCTTCAACTTCACATACTTTACGGAAATGAATATCCTACACCATGAGTTGcatgaacaaaaaattatattgtaacaaaaaatgctaaaaatattataaattttactacgtAATTTTCATAAACTAGGGTAGCAAATAATCTTGTTACCTTGTCCATAGAAGTATTGCTGATGAAACGGTCACCCCAAATGCTTGGATGGAAATTTGCTGTCCGGCGAACAACCTCTGATTTGGCATTTTGGGATGGAGCCCCTGAGACTTGGATAGACATATTTTTTCTAAGTTCAAGGAGGAGTCTAAGTTTTGAATGGTATGATGGGATTTGTTGTCTATGAACTTTTTGAGCGTGATGTAGAAACCCTTCAAGGCCACGGTATTTATAAGCAATGGAGAGAAAAGTAGGTGAGTGAGCTTTATGAAATAGATTAGAAAAGTCAGtaaagtacaatttttttatgcatattttagTTTGATGAAACATATGTCATTAGAATTATCATTTAAATATAATGTTTTGATGCACACTTAACCTTAAGTATAATGAAACATGTAATTAGAATATATAACCATTTGAGTACAACTTTTTGACTAACAGCTAAATATGTTGAACGTGCATATGTCTCAATTGAATAGAGATAATGGACATTGCGCATATTCTATATGCCATAATTCACTTTGTGGAAAAGATGGGGAGGGTGGTGGTCGTATTGATAAGACCCAGAAATTTGAAAAGTCTACttattcgaaaaataaataagtttttttttttttttttttttttttttttttttactttgaaaaatctaattataataataaattattaatttctttgTACCTAATTACGagctatctctctctcttccgtgaaagaaaaaatggaaattttataTCCCTTGTATTCAAATACAATCAAAGGTTAAGAAAACAATATAATCAACAGTTTAGAtgtttaaaaaaagtaaaaaaattatctcataaattttttttagcatattaTAGAAAATTAGACTTTGttaatgtttaattttaattcaatctttctatattaaatttagaaatttaacTTTATTATGCTAAAAAGTTTAGAGGAGAAAGTTGATAATCTCAAAATATGAAGTTTTCACTTATGTTGTAGATGCATTTTTAAACGTGTGTACGTGTCCCCTTTCAgcaaatttttttggttctacaCTTGGCAATGCTTATCTTTGTTTATATAAGCGAACTTGAGTAATCTAATTTAGGTGACAAggtatatataagaaaaaatttaccTTCAAACTGGTCTCGAAGAAATTTTGTCAAACATACTATGTGACAATTGATAggatcatttatatatatttttagctaCTTAACTTATTTAATGAGTTTTGTGACTCCATTTAAATAATGTACATAGATGGTTTTATGAGT
This genomic window contains:
- the LOC126694659 gene encoding sesquiterpene synthase 2-like — encoded protein: MSIQVSGAPSQNAKSEVVRRTANFHPSIWGDRFISNTSMDKDIHFRKVCEVEERKDEVRNELFATGHLSQQLGLIDALQRLGVAYHFEREIQEALEHIYMTFNDKIDVDDLYKVSLSFRLLRQEGFKVSCDVFKKFKDEDGQFKESLTSNVKGMLAFYEATHLRMHGEDILDEALEFTTTHLKSTASLIGNPLAAQITCALKQPLHKGIPRLEARKYISFYEQDASHNKVLLKLSILDFNLVQSLHKEELSYITRWWKDLDFATKLPFARDRIVECYFWIVSVYFEPQYSLGRKILSKVISMTSILDDIYDAYGTLEELEPFTEAIERWDISCIDQLPEYMQICCRALFDVFEEIENELAKKERSYRVSYAKDAMKRLVRAYFDEAKWFYQNYIPTMEEYMHVALKSSGYPMLTAISFLGMGDIVTKEAFDWIFSNPKIITASSVIGRLMDDMKSHKFEQERGHAPSAVECYMKQHGVSEQVVHEEFNRQLANAWKDINEECIRPTVVPMPLLMCVLNLTRVVDVIYKEGDNYTHVGKEMKDNIVSVLLDPIPI